From Paenibacillus physcomitrellae, the proteins below share one genomic window:
- a CDS encoding WecB/TagA/CpsF family glycosyltransferase — MPNHSVPNNSVPNEAVPTVDLFGIRVSKWGMDDTVRYLAQAIESGTPHQVITANPIMVMAALEDPSYMEIMKKAELIVPDGTGVVWAAGKAGNPVKERVAGFDLLHELMKLGEQRAWKFYLLGSSPEVIQAAKDRLQMLYPGVKIVGWRDGYFKSEQDQEVVEAIQAAAPDVLFVARGADTQEPWIAKYKQQLAVPVMMGVGGSFDVISGRSKRAPKWMQKLRAEWLYRLIKEPTRYRRMLALPKFAVKVLREKENLG, encoded by the coding sequence ATTCCGAACCATTCGGTTCCAAACAACTCGGTTCCGAATGAGGCGGTACCGACGGTGGATTTATTCGGCATCCGGGTGAGCAAATGGGGGATGGACGATACGGTCCGGTATTTGGCCCAAGCGATTGAGTCGGGCACGCCGCATCAGGTGATTACGGCAAATCCCATTATGGTTATGGCTGCGCTTGAAGATCCTTCCTATATGGAGATTATGAAGAAGGCGGAACTGATCGTGCCGGACGGCACCGGGGTCGTCTGGGCGGCAGGCAAGGCGGGGAATCCCGTGAAGGAGCGGGTGGCCGGTTTTGATCTGCTGCATGAGCTGATGAAGCTGGGCGAGCAGCGGGCTTGGAAATTTTACCTGCTAGGCTCCTCGCCGGAAGTGATTCAGGCAGCAAAAGATCGGTTACAAATGCTTTATCCGGGTGTGAAAATTGTCGGATGGCGCGATGGATACTTTAAATCCGAACAAGATCAGGAAGTGGTTGAAGCTATTCAGGCGGCTGCACCTGATGTTCTGTTTGTGGCACGCGGAGCGGATACCCAGGAGCCCTGGATCGCGAAGTATAAACAGCAGCTGGCCGTGCCTGTGATGATGGGTGTCGGCGGAAGCTTTGACGTCATTTCCGGACGCTCCAAGCGGGCGCCGAAATGGATGCAGAAGCTGCGTGCCGAATGGCTGTACCGGCTCATTAAGGAGCCGACCCGCTACCGCAGAATGCTTGCGCTGCCGAAATTCGCCGTAAAAGTACTGAGGGAGAAAGAAAACCTCGGCTAA
- the csaB gene encoding polysaccharide pyruvyl transferase CsaB, with product MVASVTRKIVLSGYYGFRNSGDEAVLRSILTALDEEGKKAGITFEPIVLSADPEWTSKMYKVRAVPRMKLSEVRKAIQESDGLISGGGSLLQDATGPASVPYYLGVIKLAQWLGKPTFVYAQGVGPVNRRLFHRLIASVFKKCRYISVRDMESAELLHTMGVKQDRVEVVPDPVMGMRLPEEAEGAETAAPEPQGVQEKELPVIGISVRFWNKERTELSALAEGLAQLARQRSVHLRFLPFHLPSDEEASRFCMERIGDLEGTGSLVSIAPATDNPQDMLREVDGCSLLIGMRLHSLIYAASRSVPLLGISYDPKIDHFLARLGSVPVGTSDQLSAEKLAAKAQHFLGSIGDWQKQHSGQIAGLKQEARVPARRIADYFLKDKG from the coding sequence ATGGTCGCCTCTGTTACTCGAAAAATAGTGTTGTCCGGTTACTACGGCTTCCGCAACAGCGGGGATGAAGCGGTGCTTCGCTCGATTTTGACCGCGCTTGATGAAGAAGGCAAGAAGGCCGGCATAACGTTTGAGCCGATCGTATTATCTGCAGATCCGGAATGGACGAGCAAAATGTATAAAGTTCGCGCTGTACCTCGGATGAAATTGTCCGAAGTCAGGAAAGCTATACAGGAAAGTGATGGCTTGATCAGCGGCGGAGGCAGTCTACTCCAGGACGCTACAGGCCCGGCTTCCGTCCCTTATTATTTGGGGGTCATCAAGCTTGCGCAGTGGCTGGGCAAACCGACCTTTGTCTATGCACAGGGCGTTGGCCCGGTGAACCGCAGGCTGTTCCACCGCCTGATCGCTTCTGTGTTCAAGAAATGCCGGTATATCTCGGTCAGAGATATGGAATCGGCGGAGCTGCTCCATACCATGGGAGTGAAGCAGGATCGGGTCGAGGTTGTCCCTGACCCGGTTATGGGCATGCGGCTGCCGGAAGAGGCCGAAGGAGCTGAGACGGCTGCTCCAGAGCCGCAGGGCGTGCAAGAGAAAGAGCTGCCGGTGATCGGCATTTCCGTCCGCTTCTGGAACAAGGAGCGCACGGAGCTGTCGGCCTTGGCCGAAGGGCTGGCGCAGCTGGCCCGTCAGCGCAGCGTCCATCTGCGTTTCCTGCCTTTCCATCTGCCTTCCGACGAAGAAGCTTCCCGCTTCTGTATGGAACGGATCGGCGATTTGGAAGGCACCGGCAGCTTGGTCAGCATAGCGCCGGCTACGGATAATCCGCAGGATATGCTGCGGGAGGTGGACGGCTGCTCGCTGCTGATCGGCATGAGGCTGCACAGCCTGATCTACGCCGCCTCCAGAAGCGTTCCCCTGCTGGGCATTTCTTATGATCCGAAGATCGATCATTTTCTGGCCCGTCTGGGCAGTGTCCCTGTGGGGACAAGCGATCAGCTGTCAGCAGAGAAGCTGGCCGCGAAAGCCCAGCATTTTCTGGGCAGCATAGGCGACTGGCAGAAGCAGCACAGCGGCCAGATTGCCGGGCTTAAGCAGGAAGCCAGGGTTCCGGCCCGGCGGATTGCGGATTATTTTTTGAAGGATAAAGGGTGA
- a CDS encoding S-layer homology domain-containing protein, with product MSNTSYSSKENSLHMKVIQGGEKKVMKKILSVALSTAMAFSMFASVAFGADATLTPDQKFDALKTAEIVNGLPDGLAHLDKTLTRAELAKIITKSLGLKEVNGVYTYKDKNYGPNHWAAPFIEAVTSAKIMQGSVVNGKQFFNPNGNVTAQELAIVLTRAMNLEVPTTGVDNGAAVWAKGEVQAAINAGLLEANTNWTAAATRSQAIVAAYAVWEKSQLPTVSDAKVIDATHVDVTLSTGEVVKVELPTALTPNVETPIEFKDAAGNTLSTKVTYVVTTATKVDSVTATNLKEVTVTFDGTVDADTAEDVSNYSLKSGKTIDSAVLSDDEKTVTLTVTNTLANNKADALTVTGIKAGSATVSASNVEFTTVDNTLPTVDSVESLGTKSVKVVFSEPVSGLTQSNFTLDGKSFYGKVELGAKNRSAILTPYSTGALAVGDHQLTVSQVRDYANFVALAKSFDFTVVEDKDAPTVSEASATLENVTLTFSEVVDPSTISGSKVYWMSGNSKKQATAADPIRVADNKYKFTFGTGTNSLPTGPVTIYVEGVKDYSGNQIAANTSVVVNAEIDTTRPEVKKIVAVDSKTIDVTFSKELYSSTTGPIYTNSNFTVTDADGKNVIVKRATPVQDPITHLYTKVRIELYGSLSAGENTVTIKNLRDNTKLQNTMLDYTGKVNLADTEAPELDSTLVNKSERTVILGFDKQMDASTLSDYSNYNVVINGTRLPLTSDLADITVLQDSHAVAIKFVESYKGQTLNFNSLTSSSTQNVQKLYVLGVKDQAGNLLKEFTTSNNEIPVGADQTANLGTYDTDYSGYSAALTAPDTIEVKFSAGIVDAPISAFTVSGKTISDVQVDGTSTVKVILASDYGTSTSGLNVKVDLSQLTTLAGYVGGATNIKTVNVLDKVAPAIKANVSGGYTNLQVSGEDITVDFTENVVLDTIASADLLARDFVVTRYVDGKELTPGVDYSVTGITPGTATTSLKIHLKDTDSRIDDSFYTVAFKGSEYLTDVSPVKNEVTSFDATTTADKVDYAAVATVGVTGPRSIEVGTTNKTENYVAKTSDQQGEITGSTYAWSLSGTPIGVSINPTTGELTVQPSASEGTITIHVIATLPDSSTVSNDYTVSLTKEAAVPTSLNISGTNTVAIPAAGDTNETQLTATVYDQYGAEVTTPAPVIDWTIVGGAPTGVTIDSTGKVTVDEDVSAGTFTVKATSGDVSNQQVITVTP from the coding sequence ATGAGTAACACGAGCTATTCATCTAAAGAAAACTCTTTACACATGAAAGTTATTCAAGGAGGAGAAAAAAAGGTTATGAAGAAAATTTTATCCGTAGCTCTGTCTACAGCAATGGCATTCTCCATGTTTGCTTCTGTAGCATTTGGTGCTGACGCAACTTTGACGCCAGACCAAAAATTCGATGCATTGAAAACTGCTGAAATCGTTAATGGTTTGCCAGACGGCTTGGCTCATTTGGACAAAACGTTGACTCGCGCTGAACTGGCGAAGATCATCACTAAATCTTTGGGCCTGAAAGAAGTAAACGGCGTTTACACTTACAAAGATAAAAACTATGGTCCTAACCACTGGGCAGCTCCATTCATCGAAGCTGTAACTAGTGCTAAGATCATGCAAGGTTCCGTAGTTAACGGTAAGCAATTCTTCAACCCTAACGGCAACGTAACGGCTCAAGAATTGGCTATCGTTCTGACTCGCGCTATGAACCTTGAAGTTCCAACAACTGGCGTTGACAACGGCGCTGCTGTATGGGCTAAAGGTGAAGTTCAAGCTGCGATCAACGCTGGTTTGCTTGAAGCTAACACTAACTGGACTGCAGCTGCAACTCGCTCCCAAGCAATCGTTGCTGCATATGCAGTTTGGGAGAAATCTCAACTTCCTACAGTATCTGACGCTAAAGTAATCGACGCAACTCACGTTGACGTTACACTTTCTACTGGTGAAGTTGTGAAAGTAGAATTGCCAACTGCGTTGACTCCTAACGTTGAAACTCCAATCGAGTTCAAAGATGCTGCAGGTAACACGCTTTCTACTAAAGTAACTTATGTTGTAACTACTGCAACTAAAGTTGACAGCGTAACTGCAACTAACCTTAAAGAAGTAACAGTTACTTTTGACGGTACTGTAGATGCTGATACTGCCGAAGACGTGTCTAACTACTCTTTGAAGTCTGGTAAGACAATTGATTCCGCAGTATTGAGTGATGACGAGAAAACAGTAACTCTTACTGTTACAAACACGCTCGCAAATAACAAAGCTGATGCTTTGACCGTTACAGGAATCAAAGCTGGATCCGCTACTGTTAGTGCATCGAATGTAGAATTTACAACTGTTGATAATACACTTCCAACGGTTGATTCTGTTGAATCTCTTGGTACTAAATCAGTTAAAGTTGTATTTAGCGAGCCGGTAAGTGGATTGACTCAATCTAATTTTACATTGGATGGAAAATCGTTCTATGGAAAAGTTGAATTGGGTGCAAAAAATCGGTCGGCTATTCTAACTCCATACTCTACTGGGGCACTTGCTGTAGGTGATCACCAGTTGACTGTTTCTCAAGTTCGAGATTATGCAAACTTTGTAGCACTAGCTAAATCTTTTGACTTCACTGTAGTTGAAGATAAAGATGCACCAACTGTTTCTGAAGCTTCTGCTACCTTGGAAAATGTTACATTGACATTCTCTGAAGTTGTTGATCCTTCCACAATTTCTGGTTCTAAAGTGTACTGGATGTCTGGTAACTCCAAAAAACAAGCTACTGCTGCTGACCCGATTCGAGTTGCAGACAATAAGTATAAATTCACTTTTGGAACAGGAACTAATTCCTTGCCAACTGGTCCAGTGACTATCTATGTTGAAGGAGTTAAAGACTACTCTGGAAATCAAATCGCAGCAAATACTTCAGTTGTTGTTAATGCTGAAATTGATACAACTAGACCTGAAGTGAAAAAGATTGTTGCAGTTGATTCAAAGACTATTGATGTAACTTTCTCTAAAGAGTTGTATTCTTCTACAACTGGCCCGATTTATACGAACTCTAACTTTACTGTAACTGATGCTGATGGCAAAAATGTTATCGTAAAACGCGCGACTCCGGTACAGGACCCTATTACTCATCTCTATACTAAGGTGAGAATTGAACTGTATGGTAGCTTGTCCGCAGGTGAAAATACAGTTACAATTAAAAACTTGAGAGATAACACTAAATTGCAGAACACTATGCTTGATTACACTGGTAAAGTTAATCTTGCGGACACAGAAGCTCCAGAATTAGATTCCACCTTGGTTAATAAATCCGAACGTACTGTTATTCTCGGATTTGACAAACAAATGGATGCTAGTACACTTTCTGACTACTCGAATTATAATGTAGTTATTAACGGTACTCGTCTTCCGTTGACTTCTGATCTTGCTGACATTACTGTTCTTCAAGATAGCCATGCAGTAGCAATTAAATTTGTTGAAAGTTATAAGGGCCAAACTCTTAACTTCAATTCTCTCACAAGTAGCTCTACTCAAAACGTCCAAAAACTTTATGTTCTAGGCGTGAAGGATCAGGCAGGAAACCTGTTGAAAGAGTTCACTACTTCTAATAATGAAATTCCTGTAGGTGCAGATCAAACAGCTAACTTAGGAACTTATGACACTGATTATTCAGGTTATAGCGCTGCATTGACTGCTCCAGATACTATTGAAGTTAAATTCAGTGCAGGTATCGTCGATGCCCCAATTTCTGCTTTTACTGTTTCAGGAAAAACTATCAGTGATGTTCAAGTTGATGGTACTTCTACAGTGAAAGTTATATTGGCTAGTGATTATGGAACATCAACTTCTGGTTTGAATGTTAAGGTTGATCTTAGTCAATTGACAACTCTTGCTGGGTATGTTGGTGGTGCAACAAATATTAAGACTGTCAATGTACTTGATAAAGTAGCTCCAGCAATCAAAGCTAATGTTTCAGGTGGTTATACTAACCTTCAGGTGTCTGGCGAAGATATTACTGTTGACTTCACTGAGAATGTTGTGCTTGATACTATTGCTAGTGCAGACCTCTTGGCTAGAGACTTTGTTGTTACTCGTTATGTAGATGGCAAAGAGTTAACACCAGGAGTTGATTATTCTGTTACTGGAATTACTCCAGGGACTGCTACAACTTCTCTGAAAATTCATTTGAAAGATACCGATTCCAGAATTGACGATAGCTTCTACACCGTTGCATTCAAAGGCTCCGAGTATCTGACTGATGTTTCTCCAGTTAAGAATGAGGTAACCTCTTTTGATGCAACAACTACAGCTGATAAAGTAGATTATGCTGCAGTTGCTACAGTTGGTGTAACAGGCCCTCGTAGCATCGAAGTTGGTACTACAAACAAAACAGAGAACTATGTAGCTAAAACAAGTGATCAACAAGGTGAAATCACTGGATCTACCTATGCATGGTCTTTGAGCGGAACTCCGATTGGAGTATCAATCAACCCAACAACTGGTGAACTTACAGTACAACCGAGTGCAAGTGAGGGAACGATTACCATTCATGTGATTGCGACTCTTCCAGACTCTTCGACCGTAAGTAATGATTATACAGTGTCTTTGACAAAAGAGGCAGCAGTACCTACATCTCTTAACATTAGCGGAACTAATACTGTAGCAATACCAGCAGCAGGAGACACTAACGAAACTCAATTGACTGCTACTGTATATGATCAGTATGGTGCTGAAGTAACTACACCAGCTCCAGTTATCGATTGGACAATTGTTGGAGGCGCTCCTACAGGTGTTACAATTGATTCAACAGGTAAAGTTACAGTAGATGAGGATGTATCTGCAGGTACTTTTACCGTAAAAGCTACATCTGGTGATGTGTCTAATCAGCAAGTTATTACAGTAACTCCTTAA
- a CDS encoding S-layer homology domain-containing protein, producing MQRLNKPLIWLLMMTLIFGAIPAGLTQNVQAADVITSTRYFSPDILDLRKTISLSMEPTKADEDINRTSVYSTTMPSLKIEGSFTSVSGNSLSIVVQQIVPDTTKSGKDSVTGQPLSYYVEDPTHYTNGVVTVDPSSTTGQRFIADNLPLYPGYNKITFSGKQGELTRSESFYVLFDKVPYLQSLVVTGGGDNPVPLNEGTPVVVTESPIALQGVAQNATRVTVSVDNGTVLSASLDRSSGNFFASGLTVNPGINNLNINIYNDTDSVSIKRSIYLYDESTPFTGLYLMDGKQSQNLMENKPPQIVKELDTPSIIAQVVIPYSVSSDKFMDALTAGDATVKLKLGDSALKPAPAEVPVPLGAITLLKANPFDDKGQLLDDPKSDEEVVVPGSDGVTPQYHLVTFQIDLSKFIPVIVPVAGKTNVVGLHVTMDGTPEANFDKSISRTFDYYPDSNQIVNIYYAPKFNETEAGTTSAADMPDYLSKVSKESLDGATVNASDYYIMVESLKPRQAGEALSGRYLPLGTRDVNVLPLNIPIRNIAIKVNGKTTYYEVYKVTGFASGQQKVRLQFDPTNPSDRRDVTISFISKASISISNLQNGQSIEVDSTTQSNPEVADETIIPIQGQYIGFPNISSAEYFVNGLQGDNLSADSETGTDSETEYDLGVTKANPSFSLKLRVSNKGPLVYGENVIVFSGVYLDSQGSPTTVQTSLTIYITDKNGSTLEQFHPNVRPKDIPFPTDLGDATQQDNIDQILANSTLFTYDSTNDKYVTSQTQYDLVARGGGVSVLNFYRGSQVMFSINFNETLKQPFQFDMDGKTIKYDIVGTSEDFILRIKDIPFDIPGSQFYTLELVNDTGARTTKKIEIERVVEPFRVISPQPTSGDQIVVNKNFVHIDIEAAGATQVLIGKEAATPRADIKDRFIYDYVGLKPDKQNDIKIQIVRSDTTLNGVISVYYTTSVGVNTEYMAEKVSNKYTVFNKNLTLSFPKGTILQTIPTGTEVTKFYPDNKILFGIADPVDGAITHQDDYGNIINNILLPESNQPVMTIPDAIRLQFTTTARTTNFSLVSSIYWINGGLAEFGSKPPMNGVSPYSVEGSFTRFEQERKLVPSQRGTLTLAYDPNIVDDAGTTITVFRYDDGGIWENIGGEVDTKDHTVTVPFDEFGYYKVMKLRMGFADITNHGWARNILNALYSKGIMNNLRTDAFGTDDRTTRGEFATLLVKGLNLPINSDTSLTPRTFSDVAPNLITATYSYDYIETAARAGIITGQTDGFFGPEQPITREQAAVMIARALNLKLALNDDKLSATLAKSFVDSGSIDNYAKPAISAVSKAKIMTGSATTLPGSTKPVYSFNPKGYMSRAEAGKIAVELLKKSTGIFPKTFS from the coding sequence ATGCAGCGTCTTAACAAGCCATTAATTTGGCTGCTAATGATGACCCTGATATTCGGAGCTATTCCTGCAGGGTTGACTCAAAATGTGCAGGCCGCCGACGTCATAACGTCTACAAGATATTTCAGTCCGGACATATTGGATCTCCGCAAGACGATTAGTCTTAGCATGGAGCCGACTAAGGCGGATGAGGACATTAACAGAACAAGTGTATACTCTACGACCATGCCTTCTCTAAAGATTGAGGGATCATTCACAAGCGTATCAGGAAACAGCTTGTCCATAGTCGTTCAACAGATCGTTCCGGATACGACAAAATCGGGCAAGGATTCTGTAACGGGACAACCCCTTTCCTATTACGTCGAAGACCCTACGCATTACACCAATGGTGTGGTGACGGTAGATCCAAGCTCTACTACGGGACAAAGGTTTATTGCTGACAATCTTCCGCTCTATCCTGGTTATAACAAAATCACCTTCTCGGGTAAGCAGGGCGAGCTGACGCGGTCAGAATCTTTCTATGTCTTATTCGATAAAGTTCCTTATTTACAAAGTCTTGTTGTTACTGGTGGGGGAGATAATCCGGTACCTCTTAACGAGGGAACTCCTGTGGTTGTGACGGAATCTCCGATTGCCTTGCAGGGGGTTGCTCAGAATGCAACGCGGGTGACAGTCTCGGTGGATAATGGAACGGTTCTCAGCGCCTCCCTGGACAGAAGCTCGGGCAACTTCTTCGCCTCCGGGTTGACCGTGAATCCGGGAATCAACAATCTGAATATCAATATATACAATGATACGGATTCAGTTTCGATTAAACGCTCCATCTATCTATATGATGAATCCACTCCATTTACAGGTCTGTATTTGATGGATGGAAAGCAGTCACAGAATCTGATGGAGAACAAGCCGCCGCAGATTGTTAAAGAACTGGATACCCCTTCTATCATCGCGCAGGTTGTCATCCCTTATTCTGTGAGCAGCGATAAGTTTATGGATGCACTAACAGCAGGTGACGCAACCGTCAAACTGAAATTGGGAGATTCGGCTCTGAAGCCAGCTCCAGCAGAAGTGCCGGTACCATTAGGTGCTATTACTTTGCTGAAAGCCAACCCTTTTGATGATAAAGGACAACTTTTGGATGATCCGAAATCCGATGAAGAAGTGGTTGTACCGGGATCGGATGGAGTTACTCCTCAATATCATCTTGTCACTTTTCAAATTGACCTTAGCAAGTTTATCCCAGTAATTGTTCCTGTTGCTGGCAAGACTAATGTGGTTGGTCTTCATGTAACAATGGACGGTACTCCAGAGGCAAATTTTGATAAATCGATTTCGAGAACCTTTGATTATTATCCAGACAGTAATCAAATCGTGAACATTTATTATGCGCCAAAATTTAATGAAACAGAAGCAGGTACAACATCTGCAGCAGATATGCCTGACTATCTGTCGAAAGTCTCCAAGGAATCATTAGACGGGGCGACGGTTAATGCCAGCGATTACTACATCATGGTTGAATCGCTTAAGCCGAGACAGGCGGGCGAAGCTTTGTCAGGCCGTTATCTTCCTTTAGGTACAAGAGATGTGAATGTCCTGCCTTTAAACATACCTATTAGAAATATAGCTATTAAAGTTAATGGTAAGACTACTTATTACGAGGTTTATAAAGTTACCGGATTTGCGAGCGGCCAGCAAAAGGTGCGGCTGCAATTCGATCCAACGAACCCATCAGACAGAAGAGATGTAACGATCTCGTTTATCTCCAAGGCCTCGATTTCAATCAGTAATTTGCAGAATGGCCAGAGCATTGAGGTGGATTCTACAACGCAATCCAATCCTGAGGTTGCTGATGAAACCATCATTCCAATCCAAGGGCAATATATCGGGTTTCCTAATATATCGAGCGCCGAATATTTTGTTAATGGCCTGCAAGGGGATAATTTAAGTGCAGATTCAGAGACAGGAACGGATTCAGAAACCGAATACGATTTGGGAGTAACAAAAGCTAATCCTTCGTTCTCCCTGAAGTTGCGTGTATCTAACAAAGGGCCGCTTGTTTACGGGGAGAACGTCATTGTGTTCTCTGGTGTTTATCTGGACAGTCAGGGCAGTCCGACTACAGTGCAGACCTCTTTGACTATTTACATTACGGATAAGAACGGATCGACGCTTGAGCAGTTTCATCCGAATGTAAGACCCAAAGATATTCCTTTCCCAACGGATTTGGGGGATGCCACACAGCAAGACAACATTGATCAGATTTTGGCTAATTCAACCTTGTTTACCTATGACTCAACCAATGATAAGTATGTTACAAGTCAAACGCAGTATGACTTGGTAGCGAGAGGTGGCGGGGTCAGTGTCCTGAACTTCTATCGGGGTTCTCAGGTGATGTTCAGTATTAATTTCAATGAAACATTGAAGCAGCCTTTCCAGTTTGACATGGATGGTAAAACTATAAAGTACGACATTGTTGGTACTTCCGAGGACTTTATTCTTCGTATTAAAGATATTCCGTTTGATATTCCAGGCAGCCAATTCTATACGTTGGAGCTGGTGAATGATACAGGAGCGCGGACTACGAAGAAGATTGAAATCGAACGGGTAGTCGAGCCTTTTCGGGTGATTTCACCGCAGCCGACTTCAGGAGATCAAATTGTTGTAAACAAGAACTTTGTTCACATTGATATTGAAGCGGCCGGAGCCACTCAGGTATTGATTGGCAAGGAGGCTGCTACTCCACGGGCGGACATCAAGGACCGGTTCATTTATGATTATGTTGGACTCAAGCCCGATAAGCAGAACGATATCAAGATTCAAATCGTACGTTCGGATACGACTCTGAATGGTGTGATTTCGGTATATTACACGACTTCGGTCGGTGTAAATACAGAATACATGGCGGAGAAAGTAAGCAACAAATATACGGTGTTCAACAAAAATCTGACCCTGTCATTCCCTAAAGGGACTATTCTACAGACCATTCCGACGGGCACGGAAGTGACCAAATTCTATCCAGACAACAAGATCTTGTTTGGTATTGCCGATCCGGTGGATGGTGCAATTACCCATCAGGATGATTATGGTAACATAATAAATAATATACTTTTACCGGAAAGTAATCAGCCGGTAATGACAATTCCGGATGCTATCAGGCTTCAGTTCACCACTACAGCAAGAACAACGAACTTCTCGCTGGTGTCCTCTATCTACTGGATTAATGGAGGTCTTGCGGAATTTGGAAGCAAACCGCCGATGAACGGGGTTTCCCCGTATTCGGTTGAAGGGTCATTCACCCGGTTTGAACAAGAAAGGAAATTGGTGCCATCGCAACGAGGTACGCTCACTTTAGCTTATGATCCCAATATCGTCGATGATGCGGGCACAACGATTACAGTATTCCGCTACGACGATGGCGGTATTTGGGAGAATATCGGCGGCGAAGTGGATACCAAAGATCATACTGTAACCGTTCCGTTTGACGAGTTTGGCTACTATAAAGTGATGAAGCTTCGTATGGGGTTTGCCGACATTACGAACCATGGCTGGGCGCGTAACATTCTGAATGCTTTGTATTCCAAAGGAATTATGAATAACCTGCGGACGGATGCGTTTGGTACGGATGACCGGACAACACGCGGCGAATTCGCCACTTTGCTTGTCAAAGGTCTGAATTTGCCGATTAATTCAGACACATCACTGACGCCACGAACATTCTCGGATGTTGCTCCAAATCTGATTACGGCAACTTACAGTTATGACTATATTGAAACGGCCGCCAGAGCGGGGATCATCACCGGGCAGACGGATGGGTTCTTTGGACCTGAGCAGCCGATTACAAGAGAACAGGCGGCGGTCATGATTGCAAGAGCCCTGAATCTGAAACTGGCATTAAATGATGATAAACTGAGTGCCACATTAGCCAAGTCTTTTGTTGATTCAGGCAGCATAGACAATTATGCTAAACCGGCTATATCGGCAGTCTCTAAAGCCAAGATTATGACGGGTAGTGCTACAACTCTTCCTGGCTCAACCAAGCCGGTCTACAGCTTCAACCCTAAAGGTTACATGTCACGGGCAGAAGCGGGTAAAATCGCAGTTGAATTGCTTAAGAAGAGCACGGGTATCTTCCCTAAGACTTTTAGTTAA
- a CDS encoding MraY family glycosyltransferase yields the protein MLMIYIIGFVLTLALALVLTPLVKKFAFLIGAVDKPNARKVHTTIMPRLGGLGIFAAVMVALFAVLPFIPDEYLSTRDVNFVKAFMVGGTLTMLLGALDDRFQLNAKLKFVVQIVTACIVVFGFDIRIEFANIPFHSYSSVESWIAIPFTILWIVGVTNAINLIDGLDGLAAGVSAIAIGTIAVMSFIIGNEIIAVICLLLLGSIIGFLYFNFHPAKIFMGDSGALFLGFSLALLSLLGFKQVAIVSFLTPLILIGVPLSDTMFAIVRRWMQKKPIFSPDKGHLHHCLRELGFSHRQTVLIIYGIAAFFGILAVIQSSAALYSANWVTFVVICIMAFFLQIGAEVIGLIGKTKRPLLNFLMRLRLKVTAERGSK from the coding sequence ATGTTGATGATTTATATCATCGGGTTTGTGCTGACATTAGCTTTGGCACTGGTCCTGACTCCGCTGGTTAAGAAGTTTGCTTTCCTTATTGGGGCAGTTGATAAGCCAAACGCTCGCAAGGTGCACACCACCATTATGCCGAGACTTGGAGGACTGGGAATTTTTGCAGCTGTTATGGTTGCTCTGTTTGCCGTCCTGCCGTTCATTCCTGACGAGTACTTGTCTACGCGTGACGTAAATTTCGTTAAGGCCTTTATGGTCGGCGGCACGCTGACTATGCTGCTCGGTGCGCTGGATGACCGCTTCCAATTGAACGCAAAGCTGAAATTTGTGGTTCAGATTGTGACGGCTTGTATCGTTGTTTTTGGATTTGATATTCGAATCGAATTTGCCAATATTCCATTTCATTCTTATTCTTCCGTTGAAAGCTGGATTGCCATTCCGTTTACGATTCTCTGGATCGTGGGCGTGACCAATGCGATTAACCTGATTGACGGTTTGGATGGTCTTGCTGCAGGTGTATCTGCCATTGCCATCGGTACAATTGCCGTTATGTCCTTTATTATAGGCAACGAAATTATTGCTGTAATTTGCTTGCTGCTGCTGGGCAGTATTATCGGATTCCTGTATTTCAACTTTCACCCGGCGAAGATCTTTATGGGCGACTCCGGTGCGCTGTTCCTGGGCTTCAGCCTTGCGCTCCTGTCCCTGCTCGGATTCAAACAGGTGGCGATCGTTTCCTTCCTGACACCGCTGATTCTGATCGGCGTGCCGCTGTCGGATACGATGTTCGCGATTGTGCGCCGCTGGATGCAGAAGAAACCAATCTTCTCGCCGGACAAAGGCCATCTGCATCACTGTCTGCGCGAGCTCGGCTTCAGCCACCGCCAGACGGTACTGATCATTTACGGGATCGCCGCATTCTTCGGCATCCTGGCCGTCATCCAGTCCTCGGCTGCGCTCTATTCAGCCAACTGGGTAACCTTCGTCGTCATCTGCATCATGGCTTTCTTCCTGCAGATCGGCGCAGAAGTCATCGGCCTGATCGGCAAGACCAAACGTCCGCTGCTGAACTTCCTGATGCGCCTGCGCCTCAAGGTAACGGCGGAACGTGGATCGAAGTAA